The Henckelia pumila isolate YLH828 unplaced genomic scaffold, ASM3356847v2 CTG_461:::fragment_3, whole genome shotgun sequence genome window below encodes:
- the LOC140871403 gene encoding transcription factor MYB1-like, protein MGRSPCCAKVGLRRGPWSTKEDTLLTNFIQENGEGQWRSLPKKAGLLRCGKSCRLRWMNYLRPGIKRGNISQDEEDLIVRLHGLLGNRWSLIAGRLPGRTDNEIKNYWNTYLLKKLNNAGIHPKPHKDLPKPPKLKKSAAASAPTVAKKQKKPKRVERAEADDKVDDAEKIQKTKVYLPKAIRISPGFSRTDSLDSLLSGFSSSDGAEPAAEGSGRKPEASFVPMAWPEVGDYGVCGGGDDDFLGGYCVLPLPQSDASSDAYMLDQVYEDYLQLL, encoded by the exons ATGGGAAGATCCCCTTGCTGTGCAAAAGTTGGCTTGAGGAGAGGTCCTTGGTCTACCAAGGAAGATACTCTGCTCACTAATTTCATCCAAGAAAATGGTGAAGGCCAATGGAGATCTCTCCCTAAGAAAGCTG GTTTGCTGAGATGTGGGAAGAGCTGCAGATTGAGGTGGATGAACTATCTGCGGCCGGGGATTAAGAGAGGCAACATCAGCCAAGATGAGGAGGATTTGATCGTCAGGCTGCACGGACTTTTGGGAAACCGATGGTCCCTAATCGCCGGAAGATTGCCAGGTCGAACGGACAATGAGATCAAGAACTACTGGAACACTTATCTTCTTAAGAAACTCAACAATGCCGGCATCCACCCTAAGCCGCACAAGGACTTGCCCAAGCCACCTAAACTCAAGAAATCCGCCGCCGCCTCCGCGCCGACAGTGGCCAAGAAACAGAAAAAGCCGAAGAGGGTTGAGAGGGCCGAAGCCGATGACAAAGTTGATGATGCAGAGAAAATTCAGAAGACCAAAGTATACTTGCCCAAAGCCATTAGGATTTCTCCGGGTTTCTCCAGGACTGACAGCCTCGACAGCTTGTTGAGTGGGTTTTCGAGCAGCGATGGCGCCGAGCCGGCGGCGGAGGGAAGTGGCAGGAAGCCGGAGGCGTCTTTCGTGCCGATGGCTTGGCCGGAAGTTGGTGACTATGGAGTTTGCGGCGGCGGCGACGACGATTTTCTGGGTGGCTATTGCGTTCTGCCGCTGCCTCAATCGGATGCTTCAAGTGATGCGTATATGTTGGACCAAGTCTACGAAGACTATTTGCAGCTTCTTTAG
- the LOC140871428 gene encoding uncharacterized protein — MMASYSDAEDERFFDSRDEVSSVSDLVSDCSEEILSSGLGDCALGYEYWSKKPDSIEERRGKFLKRMGLSPNWHKTFGDDEGDLWHEETKRDVDRLRDTGETVLADLDSNPRFFSSHSLHSFRSYNGTDLLEDGTIEDNFTWRIKNLCDEAEVVVDELEDTGTSSTSCRTSSDRTLSMDECQKTIGSPMFRLFRKDLKGCALVDAEKKVKNYWLKKFNALTHITDKAKRFIDKNIAINSETESASRIVDVNVCRKHLKELSCLYAGQEFLAHNGSISTMKFSPDGQYLASAGEDGIVRVWKVLEDDIVKRIDFQDADPSHLYFSLNHFSKLAPLNGTKENTTQTKILRKSTDSACVILPQKVFQLLEKPLHEFCGHQGEILALSWSKNGHLLSSSVDKTARLWRLDHDHCLGVFSHNNYVTCVEFNPADDNYFVSGSIDGKIRIWEVQGCRVVDWTDIREIITAVCYSPDGKGGVVGSIDGNCRFYDVIDNRLELGDQICLKGKKKQSGKRITGFQFCPSDASKVMVTSADSQVRILCGTNIVGKFRGNRSSGSHVAATFTSDGEHFVSATEDSNVHVWSYNSQDQKSSRPKNLGSRESFFSRNSSIAIPWCGLKNKLGSLPESILRNGNCDEKFLQKLPAYFPDCLTMSLGFFLDAIYRGSATWPEESLPKSRQVTGKPSVRKSEFKFLKNAWLSALNTPHLWGLVIVTAGWDGCIRTFLNYGLPIRF, encoded by the exons ATGATGGCTAGTTACAGTGATGCAGAAGACGAGAGGTTCTTTGACAGCCGTGATGAAGTATCTTCTGTATCAGATTTGGTTTCTGATTGCTCAGAAGAGATTTTGAGTTCGGGGCTTGGAGATTGTGCTTTAGGATATGAGTATTGGAGCAAGAAACCTGATAGTATTGAAGAGAGGCGTGGTAAGTTTTTGAAACGGATGGGTTTGAGTCCAAATTGGCACAAAACTTTTGGAGACGACGAAGGAGATCTGTGGCATGAAGAAACGAAAAGAGATGTCGACAGATTGAGGGATACTGGTGAGACTGTGCTGGCAGATTTGGATTCGAACCCACGGTTTTTTTCAAGTCATTCATTGCATTCCTTTCGGTCATATAACGGCACAGATTTATTAGAAGATGGTACAATAGAGGATAATTTTACTTGGAGAATCAAGAATTTGTGCGATGAAGCTGAAGTTGTTGTCGATGAACTCGAAGACACTGGCACGAGTTCTACATCTTGTAGGACGAGTTCAGATAGAACGTTATCTATGGATGAATGTCAGAAAACAATTGGTTCTCCAATGTTCCGATTGTTTAGAAAAGACTTGAAAGGGTGTGCATTGGTTGATGCAGAGAAGAAAGTTAAAAACTATTGGCTCAAGAAATTCAATGCTTTGACTCATATTACTGATAAGGCAAAGCGGTTCATTGATAAAAATATTGCAATTAATTCTGAGACAGAGTCTGCTTCTCGAATAGTTGATGTAAATGTATGCAGAAAACACTTGAAAGAATTATCTTGTCTTTATGCTGGGCAAGAATTTCTTGCCCACAATGGCTCAATATCGACAATGAAGTTCAGCCCTGATGGTCAGTATTTGGCTAGTGCTGGGGAAGATGGCATTGTCCGTGTCTGGAAAGTCCTTGAAGATGACATTGTAAAACGAATTGATTTTCAAGATGCTGACCCTTCCCATTTGTACTTTTCGCTGAATCATTTTTCTAAGCTAGCTCCTCTGAATGGCACCAAAGAGAATACTACCCAGacaaaaatattgaggaaatcGACTGATTCAGCTTGTGTCATTCTTCCGCAAAAGGTCTTTCAGTTGTTGGAGAAGCCTCTTCACGAGTTTTGTGGACACCAAGGGGAGATTTTAGCTCTCTCATGGTCTAAGAATGGG CATTTACTGTCATCTTCAGTTGATAAAACTGCTCGCTTGTGGAGGTTGGATCATGATCATTGTCTGGGAGTTTTCTCTCATAATAACTATG TGACTTGCGTTGAGTTCAATCCTGCGGATGATAATTATTTTGTCAGTGGTTCAATAGATGGGAAAATACGCATTTGGGAGGTTCAAGGCTGTCGAGTTGTTGATTGGACTGATATTCGGGAAATCATTACTGCGGTGTGTTATAGTCCTGATGGCAAG GGAGGAGTTGTTGGCTCTATTGATGGCAATTGCcgtttctatgatgtaatag ATAATCGTTTGGAATTGGGTGACCAAATTTGCCTGAAAGGGAAGAAAAAGCAATCTGGGAAGAGGATAACTGGATTTCAG TTTTGCCCAAGTGATGCGAGCAAAGTAATGGTTACTTCTGCGGATTCACAAGTTCGAATTCTTTGTGGGACCAATATTGTGGGCAAGTTCCGAG GGAATCGTAGTTCAGGAAGTCATGTTGCTGCGACTTTCACTTCGGATGGAGAACACTTTGTTTCGGCCACAGAGGACTCAAATGTCCATGTCTGGAGTTATAATTCCCAGGACCAGAAATCGTCTAGACCAAAGAATTTAGGATCGCGCGAGAGTTTCTTCTCCCGCAATTCTTCCATCGCCATCCCATGGTGTGGATTGAAGAATAAGTTGGGATCACTACCTGAAAGTATCTTAAGAAACGGAAATTGTGATGAGAAATTTCTCCAAAAGTTACCCGCATATTTCCCCGATTGTCTTACCATGAGCCTTGGGTTTTTCTTAGACGCCATATACAGAGGATCTGCTACATGGCCGGAGGAGAGCCTGCCCAAATCAAGACAAGTGACCGGCAAACCGTCTGTACGTAAATCAGAATTCAAGTTTCTAAAAAATGCTTGGCTCAGCGCATTGAACACTCCACACTTGTGGGGTCTTGTGATAGTAACAGCTGGTTGGGATGGATGCATTCGAACATTTCTCAATTATGGTTTACCCATTCGATTTTGA
- the LOC140871889 gene encoding dof zinc finger protein DOF4.6-like yields MDTAHWPQDIVVKSMEEIVTKERKVKPHKEQALNCPRCNSTNTKFCYYNNYSLSQPRYFCKTCRRYWTEGGSLRNIPVGGGSRKNKRSSASNSMNSSKNLVASTPDHQNPNKIQDQAQDLNLGFSTITPHDHDHFKTITELIQVPRFEHQVKDHQLPCSTTTNSSSALELLIGTSRGVMNNPSFMTMPIIHDPNTVYSSGFSLPEFKPSLAFSLDGLGLGGNYANFQGVQETNGKLLFPYQDLNKQISTNTDDADDQQNRSDQIGDSAGYWNGMIGGGATGGSW; encoded by the exons ATGGATACTGCTCACTGGCCACAG gatATAGTGGTGAAATCAATGGAAGAAATAGtcacaaaagaaagaaaagtgaAGCCTCACAAAGAACAAGCCTTGAATTGTCCGAGATGCAATTCTACCAACACCAAGTTTTGTTATTACAACAACTACAGTCTCTCACAGCCAAGATATTTCTGCAAGACATGTCGGAGATATTGGACCGAAGGTGGATCTTTAAGAAACATTCCGGTCGGAGGAGGTTCGAGAAAGAACAAAAGATCTTCAGCTTCCAACTCGATGAATTCGTCCAAGAATTTAGTAGCAAGTACTCCTGACCACCAAAACCCTAATAAAATCCAAGATCAAGCTCAAGATCTCAACTTGGGATTCTCCACAATCACCCCTCATGATCATGATCATTTCAAGACCATAACCGAGCTCATCCAAGTCCCGAGATTCGAACATCAAGTGAAAGATCATCAATTGCCTTGTTCTACCACCACCAATTCATCATCAGCTTTGGAACTGTTGATTGGTACTTCAAGGGGTGTGATGAATAATCCAAGCTTCATGACTATGCCTATCATTCATGATCCAAACACAGTTTACTCATCAGGGTTTTCTTTGCCTGAATTCAAACCTTCTCTAGCCTTCTCATTGGATGGACTTGGACTTGGTGGCAATTATGCAAACTTTCAAGGGGTGCAAGAGACAAATGGCAAGCTCCTTTTCCCATATCAAGATCTGAATAAGCAGATATCAACTAACACTGATGATGCCGATGATCAGCAGAATAGATCGGATCAAATCGGAGACTCTGCTGGATATTGGAATGGAATGATAGGTGGTGGTGCTACTGGTGGATCATGGTAA